The window AGTGGAAGGAAGGGTTGTGGCCGTGGGAAACGGGCGAATGGGTGACAATGGAAAATTGATTTCAATGGATGTAAAACCTGATGACCGTATCCTTTTCAGTAAATATGGCGGAACCGATGTGAAAATCGATGGTACAGACTATCTTATCCTTCGGCAGGACGATGTTCTTGGGATAATTGAATAACCAATAAACCGTGTAATCAATGGAAATTTATTAGGATGGCCAAAGAAATTAAATACGATGCAAACGCCCGTGAGGCAATGCTTAGGGGTGTGAAGACACTTGCAGATGCAGTGGTGGTGACTCTGGGGCCTAAAGGCAGAAACGTGGTGATTGAAAAATCCTGGGGCTCACCCAATGTAACCAAGGACGGTGTAACCGTTGCAAAAGAGATTGAGATTAAAGACAAGTTTGAGAATATGGGCGCTCAGATGGTAAAGGAAGTGGCCAGTAAGACCTCTGATATGGCCGGGGACGGTACAACCACGGCGACCGTTCTTGCCCGGGCGATTTATGAAAATGGTCAGAAACTGGTGGTTGCCGGTCATAACCCCATGTGGATTAAAAGGGGCATTGACAAAGCCGTTGCCAAGGTCGTTGAAGCGTTAGAAGCAATGGCAAGACCCACCAAAAACCAGAATGATATCGCCCAGGTTGGCACCATCTCGGCCAACAACGATGAGACCATCGGCAATATTATTGCCGAAGCCATGGATAAAGTCGGAAAGGAAGGCGTTATTACGGTTGAAGAGGCCAAGTCAATAGATACGACCCTTGAGGTGGTGGAAGGCATGCAGTTTGATCGGGGATACCTTTCTCCCTACTTTGTAACCGATACTGAAAAAATGAATGTCTCATTTGATAGCCCCTATGTGTTGATTTGCGAAAAAAAGGTCTCTTCCATGAAAGACCTTCTTCCGATTCTTGAAGAAATTTCCAAAACGCGAAAACCACTTTTGATCGTAGCTGAAGATGTTGAAGGCGAAGCCCTCGCGACCCTGGTTGTCAACAAACTTCGCGGCTCTTTAAATGTTGCGGCAGTCAAGGCGCCAGGGTTTGGTGACAGAAGAAAAAACATGCTGGAAGATATTGCCGTTTTAACTGGCGGACAGCTTGTTTCCGAAGATATCGGACTCAAACTTGAAAATGTAACTCTGCAGGATCTGGGTCAGGCAAAAACCATTACCATTGATAAAGACAACACCACAATCGTTGATGGTGCAGGTTCCAAAGAAGCCCTTGGGGGGCGGGTCAAAATGCTTCGGGCACAAGTTGAAGAAACGAGTTCTGACTATGATAGGGAAAAGCTTCAGGAACGGTTGGCAAAACTCGTTGGCGGCGTTGCCGTCATTAGTGTCGGTGCTGCCACTGAAACTGAAATGAAGGAAAAGAAAGCCCGGGTGGAAGACGCCCTTAACGCAACCCGGGCGGCGGTGGAAGAGGGTATCGTTCCCGGCGGCGGTGTCGCCCTTATCAGGTGTATTCCTGACCTTGAAACCCTTACCCTTGAGGGTGAGGAAAAGTTGGGTATTGATGTGATTGCCAAAGCCATTGAAGAACCACTGCGTAAAATTGCCAATAATGCCGGAGTTGAAGGTGCTGTCGTTGTCAATAAAGTAAAGGAGGGCCAAGGCGCTTTTGGCTACAATGCGCGGACAAACGTTTATGAAGATCTGATTTCAGCCGGTGTTATGGATCCGAAAAAGGTGGTCCGTTTTGCCCTCCAGAATGCGGCCAGTGTCGCATCTGTCATGCTGACCACACAGGCCATGATTGCTGAAAAACCGGATAAGACATAAGGGATGCCTGGTGGCTAAATGGGCGGCATGATGTAATCTGAAATGCATGGTGCCAGGACGATTGATCCCAATAGGAAAGGAGGTAAAAATGCGAACGAGCACACAATACGTTGAAGGGATCAAATCCATTGCTGTCATCGGCAACTATCTGCCCCGGCAATGCGGTATTGCGACCTTTACAAGGGATCTGATTGAAGGGCTGTCTGCCAGGGTACCGGATACATTTACCTGGGCAGTTGCCATGAATGATCGTATTCAAGGATATGATTATCCTGAAAAAGTGCGTTTTGAAATCAATCAAAACAAATTGGCCGACTATCATATCGCCGCCCAGTTTTTGGATATCAGCCAAACCGATATTGTCTGCCTTCAGCATGAGTTCGGAATTTTCGGAGGGCCTGCCGGCAGCCATCTGCTCAAGCTGCTGTCAGATCTGCATATGCCCTTAGTGACAACACTACACACCGTTTTAATAGATCCTTCTGATGAATATCGGACCGTCACGATCAAGCTTGGAGAATTATCCGACAAACTGGTGGCGATGAGTCACAAAGCAAAGTGCTTTCTTCATGATATCTACGGTATTCCTATGTTGGAAATATCAAAGCCATCACCAGTTTTGATCTGCCGGAGATAAAACTGGATCACTGAATTTTGCCGGAGTAGCATTGTGGATCATTTCACCATCGACTGTATGGTAAAAAAATATATCCGGGTTTATGAACAGATAATTGAAAAGGGCAAACGCGAAGATCATAGCCCCTGAGGCTTCTATCAGGTTCTTTCCAATGAGGAGACGGTGAAGAACAAAAAAATAGTGGTTTATCCAGGAAAGCGTCTGAGTCTTCAACGTCACCAGCATCGTGATGAACACTGGTATATTGTCAGCGGAAAAGGGGAATGGACACTTGACAGCAAAACCATTGAGTTGACAGCCGGGCAGGCGGTGGATATCCCGCGGAAATCCATCCATAGAATTGAGAACAGCGGCCTGGAAAATCTGGTGTTTATGGAGATCCAGGCCGGTGATTATTTTGGTGAGGATGAGATTGAACGACTGGCCGATGATTTCGGAAGAATTTGACCCATGAAAGGAGCCAAATGGATATTGTAAGCCGTTACCCCAAAAATCCGATTCTGACCAGGGAGGATGTTCCCTACCCTGTCGCAACGGTCCACAATGCAGGGGTGGTCAAATACAAAAATAGCTATATCATGCTGTTTCGATCCCATCTGAAATATCCCCCTGGTCCATCTGGATTTCCTATTCCCCCGACCTGGTTCACTGAGGGATTCACGGGTCATTATGAAGCCCTTGTCCTATCACTGGGATGAAATGAAAACCTGAATAGAGGAAATACATCCATGCTGCTGAAATGCAATCGAAAACTTAGAGTAAAAAGAAAACCCAATACGATTGTCGGGGATGCCTCCCGTGTGATTACAAGCCCCCATTTTCCCGGTAGTTCCAGGCGTAAAAATCTGATTGTAAAACGAATCTGTGGTCTGTCGAAAGAAGAGAGCAAAAAATTATTAAAAAGGATAATGAAGGATTTTTCATGGCGGCATGAGGATCTGAACTTTATTTTTAACCGGCACTTTAACCTGATAGAGGGCTGTATTAGTAAAGAGATAGTGCTCAGTGATACCCAAAAATCATTGATCGGCGCATACTTTACAAAAGAGTATGCCATTGAGTCCGCAGCCCTTTTCAATCCGTCCATCGTTCCTCACCCGATTCAAGACCACCTTGAAAAGGGCAGTCTGCGGTTTGTCATGAGTCTGCGGGCAACCGGGGAAGGTCATATTTCCTCCATTGTTTTTAGAAGTGGTGTGCTCAACCGGTATAACACCTTTCGGTTTGACCCGGTCAGTGAATTTGTCGAAACCCCGGTTCTAAAGGTAAATCCTTCCTACAAGCGTAAGATTTTTCAACATAAGCTCAAGGAAATGAATGCGGATAACGATATCTGCTCCTATATTCTCAATGAACTGCCCGAAGTATTCAGAAAGCAACAATTAATCACACAAATGAACACCCTGCGAAACCACCCCCATTTTTCAAAGAGTAAGCAGGACAGGGCATTTGAGATCATCCACTGGCTTTCCGATTCAAATTATGAGGTCGCATTTCATTCAGACCATCGCATATCCGAGAGAGTTATTTTTCCTGTTTCCAAAAATGAGAGCCGTGGGATAGAAGATGCAAGATTTGTTCAGTTCTTTGATGATAACGGGAACTCAACCTACTATGCGACCTATACGGCTTATAACGGGTTTGCCATCCTCCCCCAATTGATCGAGACCAAAGACTTTATCAGTTTTAAAATAACCATGTTGAACGGAAAGGCTGCCCAGAATAAAGGATTGGCCTTATTCCCCAAAAAAATTAACGGCCAGTTTACCATGCTGTCACGGCAGGATGGCGAAAATAACCATATCATGTTTTCAAAGCATCTGCACTTCTGGGGGACCTCTAAAGTTATCCAGACACCCGAATATCCCTGGGAATTTATTCAGATCGGCAATTGCGGCTCCCCCATAGAGACAAGCGAGGGCTGGATTGTTCTAACCCATGGCGTGGGCCCCATGCGGCAGTATTGTATCGGGGCGATGCTTCTTGATCTTGAAAACCCATGCAAGGTTATTGCCAGGCTTGAACAACCGCTTTTAACCCCCACGGAAAAAGAGCGGGAAGGGTATGTCCCGAACGTTGTCTATTCATGCGGTTCGATCCTCCATTCCAATGAACTTGTCATTCCCTATGCCATGTCGGACATAAATTCGGGTATTGCCACCATCAAGGTTAAAACATTGATTCAGCATATGCGTAAAACAATTTACGGCAATAAATTCAGAGGACATAAACGATGAACAACACAGAGGGCAGGTACCAGCACTATTTCCTGGTCAGGGAAATGCTGGGGGTCAAAAATGTATTGGCTGCCATGGCGCCTGTAGAAATTTTTGATTTTTCAGCACAGATCAAACACAAGAAGGTATTGTTAACCGGTGAAGGATCATCCAGGATATTCCCGGCCAAGAAAGTAATTTATGACGCCCGGCAGCACAACTATAAAGAGAACATCATAACAGAAGGCGCCAGCCAGGCCCTTGAGTATGATCTTGACGGCCATACGGTTTTTATCGCTTCCAATTCAGGCAGAACTAAAGAATGTGTATATCTGCTTGAGGCCTTAAAAAAGAAAAACCATGACAATATTATGGCCGTGGTGGCCCATAAAGATTCGGTAATTATGAATGGGGCAGATCATACCTACCTTTTGAAAAGCGGTCATGAGAAGGCTGTGGCGGCCACAAAAACAGTGATAGAGCAAGCGTTGTTCTACGATATTCTGTTTCGAAAATCCAATGGTAAAGATTGTCCGGATTTGAATAAGACCGGAGAGCTCTTCGATTTGGTATTGCAAAAGAAGATTCCTGACACCATGGTCAATCAATTGGCTGCTTCCGATATGATCTATTTCTCAGGCAGAAATAATGGTGTTTCAGAAGAACTGGCTCTGAAAACCAATGAAATTACAGGAAAAAAATCAGATTATCTGGAAGGCACCTATGCCGTTCACGGGGTTGAAGAGGCCATGTCAAAAAATGAGGTGATGATCATTATCGATCCTTTCCTGGAGGAAGAAACCAAAATACAGAGGATGCTGGTAGAGACAATTGGTGTGATCGTCATTGCCATAGCCTCAAGAACAACATCTTTTCCCACCTTGCAGATACCGGATTCAGGTGAATTTACCCCCTACCTACAAATGGCCATGGGGTGGAATTTATTAATTGAAACAGCTCTGGCACTCAAGATGGATCTGGATCATCCCAAAAGGGCAAGGAAGATCGGCAATGAATATGAACAACCGGTTTGATTTTAAAAAAATAGCCGTCATTGTCGCCCACCCCGATGATGAAACATTATGGTGCGGGGGGATGATGTTGATGAATCCCCAGTGCAGCTGGATCATCATCTGCCTCTGCAGGAGAAATGATACGGATCGGGTACCCAAGTTTTTTGATGCCTTAATCCGTTACGGCGCAACCGGGGCCATGGGAAATCTTGACGACGGCCCTGAACAAAAATCACTCCCCCAAAGCCAGGTGGAAACCGCCGTTCGGTTCCTATTACCCCCGGTTCATTATGATCTGATCATCACCCACAGCCCGGCCGGTGAATACACTCGACACAAAAGGCATGAGGAGACCGGCCGGGCCGTGTCAAATCTGTGGGAGCAAAAAAAGATAAATTCAGATGAATTATGGTTCTTTGCCTATGAAGATTGTAACAAAACAGCTTACCCCCGGACGATTCAACATGCCCACAGGATCGTTGAACTTCCAGAGTCGGTCCGCCTTAAAAAATATAAGATAATCACCCAAATCTATGGATTTTCAAAAGAAAGTTTTGAAGCAATGACAACACCGGAAAAAGAGGCTTTCTGGTGTTTTAAAAAAGGAGAAAAAATTCAACATGAAAATATTGGTTTTATATGACTATCCGGCCTCCCCCGGCGGGTTAGCCACACAGGGGGAATTGTTATACAGGGGCTTAAAGGAGATGGGGGTGGATGCCTATCCTGTAAATTTTGAATCGGCCCAGGAAAAAGAGTGGTACTACAGGTGGTTTAATCCGGATGTGGTTCTCGGGGTGGGGTATTGGGGCCATACACCGGATTTGATTCTTCACCCCCAGCAGCACGGCGCCCTGCCTGTTCCCTGGCTGGTTGCAGACGGCTATATTTCAAATTATCGTGAAATATTAAACCGTCTCCCGCTCATTTTAGTGACATCAACCTGGGTGAAAGAGGTGTATATCCGGGATGGTATCAACCCGGATATTATTGAGGTGCTGCCCGTGGGCTGTGATACAGATGCGTTTTACCCCATGGATAGGACAGATCCTAAAGTTGTGGCAGTACGGCAATCATTGGGGGTTGGTCCGGATGATATGATGGTTTTAACCGTTGGCGGGGATGCGGCCTCCAAAGGGGCCCAGGAAGTGATGCAGGCCCTGGCCATCAATAATTCAAAAGCCCCGCCCTGGAAATATGTCTGCAAGGTCTGGCCCCAGGAGAGGACCGACATACAGAATGACATGGATCATAAACTGGCCAATCAGCTTGGGATTAGCCAGAATATCATCAATACGATGAATCGATTATCCAGAAATTTCATGCCGTACTTAATAAATGCCTGTGATATTTATGCAGCACCCTCACGGTTGGAAGGCTTTGGTATGCCCCAAGTTGAGGCAGGAGCCTGTGAAAAACCGGTCATTGGCATCAAGGCCATGGGAATGCTGGACACCCTGGTCCACGGGGAAACTGCTCTTTTGGCCGACGTGGCCCAGGAGATTCTCTTAAAAGAAACCATGGTGTTCGCTGAAACTGCTTCAAAGGAGAGACAGAAGATCGTTTTTCCAACTCCCCGCACGGTTGATTATCGGGCCAGTGTCCATGATATTGCCAGCTATTTGATGGAGTTAATGGAAAGTTTCGACCTGCGCCAAAAACTGGGTGAAGCTGCCAGAAAACGAGTTGTTGAACAATTTGATTACAAGATCGTTGCCAAGCGATTTGTAAAGATTCTTTCTACCCGGCTGGGAGTCTCATAATGGAAGAACCAATGGCCTCTTTGATAGGAAAAGCAAAACAGGCAGCATTAGACGTGTTGCTGCATAATAGTCAGGGGCCCTTTTTTAATCTTCCCAGGACGGCCGGCTGGGGATATCCCGAAGCCTATACACGGGATCTGATGATTGCAAGTCTTGGCATTCTGGTCACGGGGAATAAAACATTGATCAATTCCCTGCGACATGTGTTCCAGGTACTATCAACCCATCAGACACCCCTTGGTCATATCCCTTCCATTGTTCATGATCCTAATGAGTGCGGTGCAAGTGATACCACCCCCTTATTTCTCATGGCCCTGCAGATATTCCGCGATGTTACCGGCGACGCAGTTTTTTTAGAGGAAGCCGCTGCCAAGGCCCGGACCTGGATGTTGTACCAGTCTCCAACCAGCCAGAGTTTGGTGGCTCAAATGCCAACCAGTGACTGGCGGGATGAGCAGTGGGTGTTGGGATATGGTTTGTTTGTGAACACCATCGTATATTCCTACTTGAAATTATTCGGCCTGGATGACCAGGCCGGTGTATTAAAACAAAGAATGACTGCCCGTCTTTCCATCAAAGACGATAACGGAAAGCACGGCAAAAAAAGCGGGTTGGGAATAAAATTCAAACCCTATTTTGCACTCTGGTCTTATAAAATGTACAATAGTGAACGGTTTGATCTTCTGGGAAACAGCCTGGCCATTCTGTCGGGGATTGCATCACCGTCAAAAGCGTTACAGATGATTTCCTGGACAGAAGATGCGTGTCAAAAGCTAAAAAGCAATGGAGAGCTGGCAGTTGATCTGCCCCCTAATTTTTTTCCGTATATTCATCCGGGAGACGATGACTGGCGGCCTCGATATTCAAAATTCAACCTTCCCGGGGACTATCACAACGGCGGTATATGGCCTTTTGTCTGCGGATTTTATATTGCCGCTCTAACAGCAGCAGGCCGACACAGACTGGCCGAAAAAAAATTTGAATCCCTGACCCGATTGATTCAACCTGCCCGAAGGGCAAAAGTGGATTTCGGGTTCAATGAATGGGTTAAAGCACAGGATGGCAAACCCAAGGGCCAGGATTGGCAGACCTGGTCCGCGGCCATGTACTTATACGCCGCTGAATGCATTAAACGGCAACAGACCCCATTTTTTGATACCATAAGAGCGAAAGCAGACAGGAGATAAGAATTGATCATTGAGACGGCACTTAACCACCCGAAGAGACCTTGGCTGATATCTGTTAAAACCATGGTGATTTCCACGTTTTGAACAATATCAACCTTGATGTGACAAAGGGAGAGCGCATCGTTGTATGCGGCCCCTCGGGATCGGGTAAATCCACTTTAATCCGGTGCATCAACCGCCTTGAAGAACATCAGAAGGGGCAGATTATTGTCGATGGCATTGAACTGACCAAAGATTTAAAAATGCAACATGAGCCAAAATCATATGCACTCAAACGGTCATATGTGACCTCTTTGGTGTGGCAGGACGAATCAGGGGCCGAACAAAAACGCCGCGCCAACAGGTGGCGGGCTGCAACGGTATGGTCAATTCATCCTAATGATTATCGGCGGCCAGATTGATTTTTTTCATCCGGATGAGATGTTCGATCATCTTTTGCTCAAACTTCGCCTTGGCCTCGGAAATACTCTTTTGAATACCTAGGGCCACAGCGGTATCCGGAGATTGTTTGACAAGCTCGGCTTTCAGGTAAAGCTCTTTTTCATAAATGGTCTGTCTGAGGGTCTCTGTGGCCTTTATAAACGCTTCCTGCTCATTATTCAGCTTTTTTACGGTAATATCGCTTAACTCTCTGTAATATCCCGGGTATTTGCTGGCCCCGCCGGACATCCCCGTTTCCCGAAAACCGTAACGCATCATCCCCTGTCCATATTGTATGATGTCATCGGGATTCTGGCCCTCGTTACTGAGGGAACCATATCCGTCCCGGTGAATGCCTGCGTTCTCATCCAGACCAAAGGCATTCAAAGGCGACATAAAGATTAAGCCGATAAATAGGGCCACAATTACTCTTTTAATACAATGACATCTCATTTTAAATTTCCTTAAATTTGTCCATAAATATGGATCTTTAATGTGTTGAAAAAACCTGAACCGTTTGCTTTGCTTAATTTCCCAGGTGAATGATGAGATTGATATCATGAGTGCCAGGATTTCTTTTAATCTCAAACCCCATCTTTTTACCCATCATGATCATGTTCCGGTTTTCTGCCAGCGCGATCCCGTGTACCGTTTTCAATCCCTGTTTTTCAGCAATGGCCAGGCATTTTTCCAGCAGGCCAAAGCCAATCCCTTTGCCTTGCCACTCATCCCCCACCACAACGGAAAACTCACCGGTTGTCCCGTCCGGTTCCCTTATAATCCTGGCAACCCCGAGCATACGCTCGGTTTGAGCCGTTTCTTCCTCCTCAACCAGGGCAACCAGGGCGATCTCCCGGTCATAGTCGATCTGGGTGAACCGGGCCAGCATCTGGGGCGGCAGCACCTTTAACATCCCGAAAAACCGGTAATAGATCGTTGTGGGGGTGAGTTTTTTGAATAATGCCGTAAACAGCGGGGCATCCTCAGGCTTGACCGGGCGGATAAAAATCTGTCGCCCGTCCGTACTGAGCATATGGGATTCATCCTCTTCAGGGTAAGGGCCGATGACCAGATGAAAGGAAGAGGGCACCTGGGTCGGCGTGATCCGGATCCTTGCATCCACGGCCACGGGGCTGCCGTCTTTGATCAAGACAGGATTCATGTCCAGTTCGGCAATCTGCGGAAAATCGATTAAAAGCTGGGAGAGGCGGATGATCATCTCTTCAAGTTTTTCCATGTCTGCACCCGGCTGGTTCCGGTATCCTTTTAAAAGGGTATAAACCTTGGTCTGCTGCATGAGGCGCAGGGCAAGAAGCCGGTTCATAGGGGGCAGCCCCAGGGCGCTGTCGTGTAATACCTCGGTAAAAATGCCGCCCATCCCAAACAGAATCACCGGGCCGAAACTGGGATCATGCCTGGCCCCCATTAAGATTTCAAAATCAGGGCTGGAGAAATAGGGCTGGAGGGATACCCCTTCAATTGCCGCATGGGGGGCATACTTGGCGGCCGACGACATGATGCCGTCATAGGCCCGGCTGATATCCTCTTTGCACCGCAGATCCAGACAGACACCGCCAGCATCGGTTTTATGGGTGATATCGGAGGAGAGCAGTTTCATGACCACCGGGAATCCGGTTTCCTCGGCTGCACGCAGGGCTTGGGCCTTTGTTCCGGCGATCTTTGTCCGGATCACGGGCAGGCCATAGGCGGTGAGCACTTCCATGGCATCGGTCTGGGGCATAAACCCCTCTGTTGCCCCGGCCATCAGGCTTTCTGCTGTTTTTTCATCAAATGCCATGCGCCGGGTCATCCTGGGAGGAACTTCCAGAAGAATTTCAAGATTGGCCGTATATTCAGCCATATACAGAAAGGCGCGCACCGCCCGTTCAGGCGTATCATAGGTGGGGATTCCGGCTTCATTTAACACCGCAATGGCCTTTTCAACGCTTTTCCCGCCCATCCAGCAGGCAAATACCGGATATTTGCGCCCCCCTGCGGCAGCGGCCAGCATCTCGGCCACCGGAAAAGGATCGGTAATGGCCTGGGGCGCCAATATCACCAGGACGCCGTCCAAATTTTCTGAATCAAAGCAGACCTTGAGGGCACGGGCGTACCGGTCGGCGGTGGCATCGCCCAGGATATCCACGGGATTGCCCCGGCTCCAGAAGGGCGGCAGGAAGGCGTCAAGGGCCTTCACGCTTTCAGGGGCAAGGGGTTCAGGTGTTTCACCGTATTGGGCCAGGGTGTCCGCCGCCATGACACCGGGTCCGCCGCCATTGGTGAGGATGGCCAGCCTGGGGCCTCGGGGGCGGGGCTGCTTGGCCATCAGTTCAGCGCAGTCAAACAATTCCTCAATGGAGGCCACCCGGACGATGCCGGCGCGCTTGAAGGCCGCATCGTACACGGCGTCTTCTCCAGCCATGGCCCCCGTGTGAGAGGCGGCCGCCTTTGCACCGGCCGGGCTCCGGCCGGATTTGAGAACGATAATGGGTTTAACCCGTGACACCGCACGGGCGGCACTCATGAATTTGCGGACATGGGTCAGGTTTTCAATATACAATAAAATACTTTTTGCCGTGGGATCATTTCCAAGATAATCGATCATGTCTCCAAAATCGATGTCCAGCATGGACCCGATGCTGACAAAATGGCTGAATCCCATGTGCTCCCCGGCCGCCATACCAAGAATGGCACCGCAGATGGCACCGCTCTGGGAGACAAAGGCCAGGTTCCCGGCAAGGGGCATATCAGAGGCAAACCCCGCGTTTAGAGACTTGGCCGGCCGGATCAACCCCATACAATTGGGACCCAGGATGCGCAGCCCGCCGCGATAGGCGATCTTTTGAATCCGGTCTTCGATCTGGCGGCCCGAAGCCCCAACCTCTCTTCCGCCTGCTGAAATAATAATCGCCCCGCATACTTTTTTTTCCACACACTCCGTCACGACATCGATGGCCGTGTGAATGGGGGTGGCGATAATGGCAAGGTCCACCCCCGAATCCAGATCGCATACCGATGCCACACACTCATGTCCGTGCAAGCTCCTATACCTGGGGTTCACAGGCAGTATAGTGCCTGTGAACCCGCCTTGCATAAGGTTTTCCATGAGTGCGCGGCCGATGGTTCCTTTTTTTTCACTGGCA is drawn from uncultured Desulfobacter sp. and contains these coding sequences:
- the groES gene encoding co-chaperone GroES, yielding MNLRPLSDKIVVMRGPENTETKGGIIIPDTAKEKPVEGRVVAVGNGRMGDNGKLISMDVKPDDRILFSKYGGTDVKIDGTDYLILRQDDVLGIIE
- a CDS encoding ATP-binding cassette domain-containing protein, whose product is MNNINLDVTKGERIVVCGPSGSGKSTLIRCINRLEEHQKGQIIVDGIELTKDLKMQHEPKSYALKRSYVTSLVWQDESGAEQKRRANRWRAATVWSIHPNDYRRPD
- the groL gene encoding chaperonin GroEL (60 kDa chaperone family; promotes refolding of misfolded polypeptides especially under stressful conditions; forms two stacked rings of heptamers to form a barrel-shaped 14mer; ends can be capped by GroES; misfolded proteins enter the barrel where they are refolded when GroES binds), with the protein product MAKEIKYDANAREAMLRGVKTLADAVVVTLGPKGRNVVIEKSWGSPNVTKDGVTVAKEIEIKDKFENMGAQMVKEVASKTSDMAGDGTTTATVLARAIYENGQKLVVAGHNPMWIKRGIDKAVAKVVEALEAMARPTKNQNDIAQVGTISANNDETIGNIIAEAMDKVGKEGVITVEEAKSIDTTLEVVEGMQFDRGYLSPYFVTDTEKMNVSFDSPYVLICEKKVSSMKDLLPILEEISKTRKPLLIVAEDVEGEALATLVVNKLRGSLNVAAVKAPGFGDRRKNMLEDIAVLTGGQLVSEDIGLKLENVTLQDLGQAKTITIDKDNTTIVDGAGSKEALGGRVKMLRAQVEETSSDYDREKLQERLAKLVGGVAVISVGAATETEMKEKKARVEDALNATRAAVEEGIVPGGGVALIRCIPDLETLTLEGEEKLGIDVIAKAIEEPLRKIANNAGVEGAVVVNKVKEGQGAFGYNARTNVYEDLISAGVMDPKKVVRFALQNAASVASVMLTTQAMIAEKPDKT
- a CDS encoding glycosyltransferase family 4 protein, which encodes MKILVLYDYPASPGGLATQGELLYRGLKEMGVDAYPVNFESAQEKEWYYRWFNPDVVLGVGYWGHTPDLILHPQQHGALPVPWLVADGYISNYREILNRLPLILVTSTWVKEVYIRDGINPDIIEVLPVGCDTDAFYPMDRTDPKVVAVRQSLGVGPDDMMVLTVGGDAASKGAQEVMQALAINNSKAPPWKYVCKVWPQERTDIQNDMDHKLANQLGISQNIINTMNRLSRNFMPYLINACDIYAAPSRLEGFGMPQVEAGACEKPVIGIKAMGMLDTLVHGETALLADVAQEILLKETMVFAETASKERQKIVFPTPRTVDYRASVHDIASYLMELMESFDLRQKLGEAARKRVVEQFDYKIVAKRFVKILSTRLGVS
- a CDS encoding phosphomannose isomerase type II C-terminal cupin domain is translated as MKNKKIVVYPGKRLSLQRHQHRDEHWYIVSGKGEWTLDSKTIELTAGQAVDIPRKSIHRIENSGLENLVFMEIQAGDYFGEDEIERLADDFGRI
- a CDS encoding SIS domain-containing protein yields the protein MNNTEGRYQHYFLVREMLGVKNVLAAMAPVEIFDFSAQIKHKKVLLTGEGSSRIFPAKKVIYDARQHNYKENIITEGASQALEYDLDGHTVFIASNSGRTKECVYLLEALKKKNHDNIMAVVAHKDSVIMNGADHTYLLKSGHEKAVAATKTVIEQALFYDILFRKSNGKDCPDLNKTGELFDLVLQKKIPDTMVNQLAASDMIYFSGRNNGVSEELALKTNEITGKKSDYLEGTYAVHGVEEAMSKNEVMIIIDPFLEEETKIQRMLVETIGVIVIAIASRTTSFPTLQIPDSGEFTPYLQMAMGWNLLIETALALKMDLDHPKRARKIGNEYEQPV
- a CDS encoding glycoside hydrolase 100 family protein, giving the protein MEEPMASLIGKAKQAALDVLLHNSQGPFFNLPRTAGWGYPEAYTRDLMIASLGILVTGNKTLINSLRHVFQVLSTHQTPLGHIPSIVHDPNECGASDTTPLFLMALQIFRDVTGDAVFLEEAAAKARTWMLYQSPTSQSLVAQMPTSDWRDEQWVLGYGLFVNTIVYSYLKLFGLDDQAGVLKQRMTARLSIKDDNGKHGKKSGLGIKFKPYFALWSYKMYNSERFDLLGNSLAILSGIASPSKALQMISWTEDACQKLKSNGELAVDLPPNFFPYIHPGDDDWRPRYSKFNLPGDYHNGGIWPFVCGFYIAALTAAGRHRLAEKKFESLTRLIQPARRAKVDFGFNEWVKAQDGKPKGQDWQTWSAAMYLYAAECIKRQQTPFFDTIRAKADRR
- a CDS encoding glycoside hydrolase family 130 protein, producing the protein MLLKCNRKLRVKRKPNTIVGDASRVITSPHFPGSSRRKNLIVKRICGLSKEESKKLLKRIMKDFSWRHEDLNFIFNRHFNLIEGCISKEIVLSDTQKSLIGAYFTKEYAIESAALFNPSIVPHPIQDHLEKGSLRFVMSLRATGEGHISSIVFRSGVLNRYNTFRFDPVSEFVETPVLKVNPSYKRKIFQHKLKEMNADNDICSYILNELPEVFRKQQLITQMNTLRNHPHFSKSKQDRAFEIIHWLSDSNYEVAFHSDHRISERVIFPVSKNESRGIEDARFVQFFDDNGNSTYYATYTAYNGFAILPQLIETKDFISFKITMLNGKAAQNKGLALFPKKINGQFTMLSRQDGENNHIMFSKHLHFWGTSKVIQTPEYPWEFIQIGNCGSPIETSEGWIVLTHGVGPMRQYCIGAMLLDLENPCKVIARLEQPLLTPTEKEREGYVPNVVYSCGSILHSNELVIPYAMSDINSGIATIKVKTLIQHMRKTIYGNKFRGHKR